In Streptomyces sp. NBC_00483, a single window of DNA contains:
- a CDS encoding TetR/AcrR family transcriptional regulator, whose amino-acid sequence MTGEAPDRRRSSARSREALLRAATELFSERGYDRTTIREIGERAGVDAALISRYFGSKALLYVEVLRAEHGDTAPDDLLTEPRLREVAERAERRGPVPLLRVAVQSSSDQAAQDAARAALQARLVEPLRARFTREGRDQPGLRADVLVASVAGVLLARHSGAFDDLADADLDAIVDVLLEAWGGA is encoded by the coding sequence ATGACCGGCGAGGCCCCCGACCGGCGCCGCAGCAGCGCCCGCAGCCGCGAGGCGCTGCTGCGGGCGGCGACCGAACTGTTCTCCGAGCGCGGCTACGACCGCACGACCATCCGCGAGATCGGCGAACGGGCCGGCGTCGACGCGGCCCTCATCTCCCGCTACTTCGGCAGCAAGGCGCTGCTGTACGTGGAGGTGCTGCGCGCCGAACACGGCGACACCGCCCCGGACGACCTCCTCACCGAGCCCCGCCTGCGCGAGGTCGCCGAACGCGCGGAGCGCCGCGGCCCGGTGCCGCTGCTGCGCGTCGCCGTCCAGTCCTCGAGCGACCAGGCCGCGCAGGACGCCGCCCGCGCCGCCCTCCAGGCCCGGCTCGTCGAGCCGCTGCGCGCCCGCTTCACCCGCGAGGGCCGCGACCAACCAGGACTGCGCGCCGACGTCCTGGTCGCCTCGGTCGCCGGAGTGCTCCTCGCCCGCCACTCCGGCGCCTTCGACGACCTGGCGGACGCCGACCTCGACGCGATCGTCGACGTACTCCTGGAGGCGTGGGGAGGCGCCTGA
- the ligD gene encoding non-homologous end-joining DNA ligase: protein MTGLLDTLPPELEKRVRDAAPGVELAASPMLATLSDRREFAKGWIFERKLDGIRVLAVRENGRTTIRSRSGRRLDVTYPEIVEALDAQDAADFTVDGEIVAYEHGRTDFSRLQQRMGLTRPRDVAASNVAVKYYVFDLLRIDGADVRRLPLRTRKSLLRQALTFTDPLRFSTHRNEGGAELLADACERGWEGLIAKRADSTYQPSRSGDWLKLKCAHGQEFVVGGFTEPTGSREGIGALLIGYYEGDRLRYAGKVGTGFDRRTLRALRAQLDELQQPRSPFTDRVAERTAHWARPRLVAQIEFSEWTRDGMLRHPRYQGLRDDKAPTDVVREHT, encoded by the coding sequence ATGACCGGCCTCCTCGACACGCTCCCGCCCGAACTGGAGAAGCGCGTCCGCGACGCGGCTCCCGGCGTGGAACTCGCGGCCTCGCCGATGCTCGCGACGCTCAGCGACCGCCGCGAGTTCGCGAAGGGCTGGATCTTCGAACGGAAGCTGGACGGAATCCGCGTCCTCGCCGTCCGGGAGAACGGCCGCACCACGATCCGCTCTCGCTCGGGCCGCCGCCTCGACGTCACGTACCCCGAGATCGTCGAGGCCCTCGACGCGCAGGACGCCGCGGACTTCACCGTCGACGGCGAGATCGTCGCGTACGAGCACGGCCGCACCGACTTCTCCCGCCTCCAGCAACGCATGGGGCTGACCAGACCCCGGGACGTCGCGGCGAGCAACGTGGCGGTGAAGTACTACGTCTTCGACCTGCTGCGGATCGACGGCGCGGACGTACGCCGCCTTCCGCTGCGCACCCGCAAGTCCCTGCTGCGCCAGGCACTCACCTTCACCGACCCCCTCCGCTTCAGCACCCACCGCAACGAGGGCGGCGCCGAACTCCTCGCCGACGCCTGCGAGCGCGGCTGGGAGGGACTCATCGCCAAGCGGGCCGACAGCACGTACCAGCCGAGCCGCTCCGGCGACTGGCTGAAACTGAAGTGCGCCCACGGGCAGGAGTTCGTGGTCGGCGGCTTCACCGAACCCACCGGCAGCAGGGAGGGCATCGGCGCGCTGCTGATCGGCTACTACGAGGGCGACCGGCTGCGCTACGCGGGCAAGGTCGGCACCGGCTTCGACCGGCGCACCCTCCGCGCCCTGCGCGCGCAACTCGACGAACTCCAGCAGCCCCGATCGCCGTTCACCGACCGCGTCGCCGAGCGCACCGCGCACTGGGCGCGGCCACGGCTCGTCGCGCAGATCGAGTTCTCCGAATGGACCCGCGACGGCATGCTGCGCCACCCCCGCTACCAGGGACTGCGGGACGACAAGGCCCCGACCGACGTCGTCAGGGAGCACACGTAA
- a CDS encoding MIP family channel protein, whose product MQTRALVSEFLGTLLLVFFAVGSAVLGAQFIGTLGIALAFGFTLLALAYALGPISGCHVNPAVTLGMLCARRIDVATAVRYWIAQFVGGIVGAALLFLLAKQVPGLKTDGAFGSNGYGDRSDVHINMGGAFLAEVVLTFLLVFVVLAVTHRVAVVGFDGLPIGIALAVIHLVGIPLTGTSVNPARSLGPAIFAGGDALSQLWLFIVAPLVGGVIAALVHQLTHPTGEERTIADEASAA is encoded by the coding sequence ATGCAGACGAGAGCTCTCGTTTCAGAATTTCTCGGCACGTTGCTGCTGGTGTTCTTCGCCGTCGGATCAGCGGTCCTGGGAGCCCAGTTCATCGGCACCCTCGGCATCGCCCTCGCCTTCGGCTTCACCCTGCTCGCCCTGGCCTACGCCCTCGGCCCGATCTCCGGCTGCCACGTCAACCCGGCCGTGACGCTGGGCATGCTCTGTGCCCGCCGCATCGACGTCGCGACCGCCGTCCGCTACTGGATCGCCCAGTTCGTCGGCGGCATCGTCGGCGCGGCCCTGCTGTTCCTGCTCGCCAAGCAGGTGCCCGGCCTCAAGACCGACGGGGCCTTCGGCTCCAACGGCTACGGAGACCGCTCCGACGTGCACATCAACATGGGCGGCGCGTTCCTCGCCGAGGTCGTCCTGACGTTCCTCCTCGTGTTCGTGGTGCTCGCCGTGACCCACCGCGTGGCCGTGGTCGGCTTCGACGGACTGCCCATCGGTATCGCCCTCGCGGTGATCCACCTGGTCGGCATCCCGCTCACGGGTACGTCCGTCAACCCGGCGCGCAGCCTCGGCCCGGCGATCTTCGCCGGTGGCGACGCGCTCTCCCAGCTCTGGCTGTTCATCGTGGCGCCCCTGGTCGGCGGCGTGATCGCGGCCCTGGTCCACCAGCTCACCCACCCCACGGGCGAGGAGCGCACCATCGCCGACGAGGCGTCCGCGGCCTGA
- a CDS encoding MFS transporter: MTSLDDMNGMNVQPSIPTPAPTPAPLRHPRALVPVLVSLGMLVAVVSSLGAPLIPTIAAEDHVAVSTAQWALTVTMLVGAIATPVMGRLGDGPHRKRVILGGLAAVFVGSLLAALPVGFACLLAGRALQGVGMGLVPLAIATARDALPPEKARGAVTTLSLTTAAGIGLGYPITGLFAEYLGMYAGFWFALATAAAAFLAALLVVPKPPHRPSTPMDVPGALLLAGGMAALLLALAEGERWGWLSARLLALAVAAVVLLGGWIAHSMRSTHPLVRVRLVKDRGVLVANLTTMVGGVGTYLLISLVTRYVQTPESGGYGFGASIVVTGLLLVPFSAASLVTGRLVRAMGRAATPGRMLPLGCLLSFGSLVCFLLARSSLWGIGAMMALAGLGVGVTFAVTPGLIVGGVPAAETGSAMSFNQVVKYIGYSTGSALSAVVLQASTPLGAVLPTDDGYRNAGLVGCAAFLATGVIAVALTRAGARPRPSVVAAGAVAEARTEPSRT; encoded by the coding sequence ATGACATCGCTTGATGACATGAACGGGATGAACGTGCAGCCCTCCATACCGACGCCCGCCCCGACCCCTGCCCCGCTCCGCCACCCCCGCGCCCTCGTACCGGTGCTGGTCAGCCTCGGGATGCTGGTCGCCGTCGTCAGCAGCCTCGGCGCGCCGCTGATCCCCACCATCGCCGCCGAGGACCACGTCGCCGTCTCCACCGCGCAGTGGGCGCTCACGGTCACCATGCTGGTCGGCGCCATCGCGACGCCCGTCATGGGACGGCTCGGCGACGGGCCGCACCGCAAGCGCGTCATCCTCGGCGGGCTCGCCGCCGTCTTCGTCGGCAGCCTGCTCGCGGCGCTGCCGGTCGGATTCGCCTGCCTCCTGGCGGGCCGGGCGCTGCAGGGCGTCGGCATGGGCCTCGTCCCGCTGGCCATCGCCACCGCGCGCGACGCGCTGCCGCCCGAGAAGGCGCGCGGCGCCGTGACGACGCTGTCGCTGACCACCGCGGCGGGCATCGGCCTCGGCTACCCGATCACCGGGCTCTTCGCGGAGTACCTCGGCATGTACGCCGGATTCTGGTTCGCGCTCGCCACGGCGGCCGCCGCGTTCCTCGCCGCCCTCCTCGTCGTGCCCAAGCCGCCGCACCGGCCCAGCACCCCCATGGACGTGCCCGGAGCGCTGCTGCTCGCGGGAGGCATGGCGGCGCTGCTCCTCGCGCTCGCCGAGGGGGAGCGGTGGGGCTGGCTCTCCGCTCGCCTGTTGGCCCTCGCGGTCGCGGCGGTGGTCCTCCTCGGCGGATGGATCGCCCACTCGATGCGCTCCACGCACCCCCTCGTACGCGTCCGCCTCGTCAAGGACCGCGGCGTCCTCGTCGCCAACCTGACCACCATGGTCGGCGGCGTCGGCACGTACCTGCTGATCTCCCTGGTGACCCGGTACGTGCAGACCCCCGAGTCCGGCGGCTACGGCTTCGGCGCGTCGATCGTCGTCACCGGACTGCTGCTCGTGCCGTTCTCCGCCGCCAGCCTCGTCACCGGGCGCCTGGTGCGGGCGATGGGCCGGGCCGCGACGCCCGGTCGCATGCTGCCGCTCGGCTGCCTGCTCTCGTTCGGCTCGCTCGTCTGCTTCCTGCTCGCCCGCTCCAGCCTGTGGGGCATCGGTGCGATGATGGCGCTCGCCGGCCTTGGCGTGGGCGTCACCTTCGCCGTCACGCCCGGCCTCATCGTGGGCGGCGTGCCCGCGGCGGAGACCGGCAGCGCGATGAGTTTCAATCAGGTCGTGAAGTACATCGGTTACTCGACGGGCAGCGCGCTGAGCGCCGTCGTCCTGCAGGCATCCACGCCTCTCGGCGCCGTGCTCCCGACCGACGACGGCTACCGCAACGCCGGCCTCGTCGGCTGCGCCGCCTTCCTCGCCACGGGTGTCATCGCCGTCGCGCTCACCCGCGCAGGCGCCCGCCCGCGCCCCTCCGTCGTCGCGGCGGGCGCGGTCGCCGAGGCCCGCACCGAACCGAGCCGCACATGA
- a CDS encoding GntR family transcriptional regulator yields the protein MPRTQPQQSPPQHAKPASAATTVYAVTKELILTGELPGGSLISEGEIAERVQVSRTPVREAFLRLESEELLRLHPKRGAVVVPVPPGEAADVLEMRQAVEQSAAERIARVGLTPEHEQRLRELIARQRELAAEGDVRAFAVADEAFHRGVVEASGNGIAARFYETLGDRQRRMSVSALGHRPERLPGLADEHEALLDHLGARDGAAFAEALRAHLAATHGHQH from the coding sequence ATGCCCCGGACACAGCCCCAGCAGTCCCCGCCCCAGCACGCGAAACCCGCCTCGGCGGCCACCACGGTCTACGCGGTCACCAAGGAGCTGATCCTCACCGGCGAGCTCCCCGGCGGCAGCCTCATCAGCGAGGGGGAGATCGCCGAGCGCGTGCAGGTGAGCCGGACTCCCGTACGGGAGGCGTTCCTGCGCCTCGAGTCCGAGGAACTGCTGAGGCTGCATCCCAAGCGCGGCGCCGTCGTCGTGCCCGTCCCGCCGGGGGAAGCGGCGGACGTCCTGGAGATGCGGCAGGCCGTCGAGCAGTCCGCCGCCGAACGCATCGCGCGCGTCGGCCTCACCCCCGAGCACGAACAGCGACTGCGTGAACTCATCGCCCGCCAGCGGGAGTTGGCGGCAGAGGGCGACGTACGTGCCTTCGCCGTCGCCGACGAGGCCTTCCACCGCGGTGTCGTGGAGGCCTCGGGGAACGGGATCGCCGCCCGCTTCTACGAGACCCTCGGCGACCGGCAACGCCGCATGAGCGTCTCCGCGCTCGGCCACAGGCCCGAGCGGCTGCCCGGCCTCGCCGACGAGCACGAGGCGCTGCTCGACCACCTCGGCGCCCGGGACGGCGCCGCGTTCGCCGAGGCCCTGCGCGCCCACCTGGCCGCCACGCACGGCCACCAGCACTGA